The following nucleotide sequence is from Tardiphaga alba.
CGAGGTCGAACGTCGAGCAGCTCACATCGAAGGCTGCTTAATTACCGTGTCTCACCTGCCGCTGCGGCGTCGCCGCAGTGGCAGCCCAAGTGCCTTACCGAAAGGAGTATAGGAGGCCAGCATGTCAAATTCTGCCATGTCGATGAATGAGATTCACGCCAACTCTCTACTTGCCAGCACCTTCACGCATCCCCGGGAAGTGCTCGCGAATCCATTTTTGGACGCTCTTCAAAAGCGCTGCGTCCTTGCAACATGGGCGTCTGACGCGTTCGCCGTCGAAGGAAAACCCTGGCTTCGGCAGCTTCCTGGGTCCAACGCTCAGGTCCGGATCGGCGACATTATTGCAGCGCTGAAGGTTCTGGACGACGACGATGGGGCACCGCCCTGCCCCGGTCGTGCCACCATTCCAAAGAGCCGACGTCCCATCCGCGCCGTTGGTCAGACGGCTCGGGAGAGCAGACGTCGTCTAGCCGATATTCACGCGTGAAGCTCTGCAGCCGCTCTCGGGCGGCTGCTTCCATATGCGTCACACTTATCTGTCTCGGCAATCTGCAACTCTCAGGCACATGCGGACATCAGGTTGCAGCCCCCAAATGCTCTCTTTGCTGGGAATACGTAAGCCGAATGAGTGTTAGGCAAACGATTAAATCGCCTTCATTTTTGCGCATTCGTTCGATTTGAAAAAGGTCCGTCTGTGGTGCAAGAAAGCGGAGTTGGTCGTGCTTGCAAAGCTGTTGGGTGTCGCCGGATTGCTTCTGGTTTCCACGAGCGTGACGGCGCGTTGTCAGAATGCGTTGACCGGAGATTGGCTGGTCGAGGACAAAAGCATTCGCGTCCGCGTGATTAGCTGCCCGCCGGCCCTTTGGGGGTACATCGCAGCAGAAAAGACACCTGGAAAGGACATGAACAATCCGGATCCGGCGATGCGCGGTCGGCCCATGCTTGGCGTGCCTCTCCTGATCAATCTTCACGAGACTGAGCAAGGGCTCTGGGCCGGAAAGATTTATGATCCGAAAGGAACGGCAGTGACGGCGGGCGGCAAACAATATGACGTCACGGCGCGACTAACGCCTAAAGGGCAACTCGAAGTTCGCGGCTGCATGGGAAAGATCTTCTGCGGCGGGCAGGATTGGACCAAGGTCACAGACCCGGCCACTCCCCCAGTCCCCTCGCCCACGCCCATTTTTGCCGGCCCGCCTGCAACCTCACCTGCCAAGTTGACCAAGCCAGGTGCCCAATCCGCACAGGATCCGGCATGCTCATCGATTGCCGCGATGGTCCCAAGAGTTAACAACTGACCGCGGAGGATTTCGCAAACAATCTGCTTGCTGGGCGCTGTGGCGTTGGGCTCATGCGCCGCACGCAGCGACTGCCCACTTCTCAGGATGGGCGCGTCTGTCGTTTCATCTGGGAAACTACTCCTTACGATCTCCCGGGCCCGCTGTCATGGTCGACCAGCGATCCGACCGCGGCGTGAAAAGCCATAAACGGTGCGACCCAAGAAGCTGCAAGATTGTTAAGTAGAAGGATGCCTAGCACGGTCTGCGTCATCCTGCGTATCCCCCATTTTCACTAAGTGCCTGAATTGCCCGGCTCTCTCTCGCAATTCGATCTATGTAGAGTTGTCTCTCACCTGCATCGTTTGTGTTAGCAATCAGACGCTTATAGTGATCTGCGACTTTCCTGCTTCCTGCGATTAGGAAATTGCGCACGTCAGACGCAAGATGCCCGTACGCCACTTCTGAGCGATGTGCAGCGCGCGATCGCGATCGATCTGTGATAGTGTCCGTCATTCCTGACTGCCTTGTCGATTTGCTTACGTGCAATTCTGCCGGCCGCCGCCTGACTAATGCTCATACGTCAAGACATGGCGCGTACCTTGTCAACGACAGCACAGCAGCTCGCGATTAGCGTCGGGTGACGCCGACGTTAATGTCTTTTGGACATTCACACCTTCATCATCCAGAAGCCCCAAAACTCGGTTGCTTAGGCAAACTGACAGTGCCGTGACGAGCAGCCCCTCCCAAGGCAGATGCGATAGCGACACGAACCTTCTGAATCGCGCGTTCCTCGACCTGCCGGACACGTTCTCGGGAGATTCCTAATTCTGCGCTCAGTTCATCCAGGATCAGTGGATTGTCTGTGAGCCATCTTGCCCTGATGATACGTTGCTCTCTTGCGGAAAGTCCGCTGAGCGCTTGTTCGAGCGCTTGTCGACGTCGTGCGCCATCGCTCCGCTCTGCGTAGACTTCTTCGACGTCCATATCGTCCGCAAGACGATCCTGCCATTCCAGCCCTTCATCGTCGTCGTCAACCGACCTTGCGTTCAGCGACATGTCGCCCTGCAGACGCCTGTTCATGTCGATGACTTCGCTCTCGGCAGCGTTCAGACGTCGCGCGATGCGCGTGACCTGCTCAGCTTGCATATCCCCGTCTTCCAATGCGCCGATTTTACTCTTCAGACGACGCAAATTGAAAAAGAGGCGCTTCTGGGAATTGGAAGCCGCGATCCGGACAACGGACCAGGACCGCAGAATGTATTCGTGGATGGTCGCCTTGATCCACCAGGTCGCATAGGTTGCGAGCCGGAATCCGCGATCCGGGTCGAAGCGTTTGACGGCCTGCATCAGTCCGATATTGCCCTCCGAAATGACGTCGGAGATCGGCAGTCCGTAGCCGCGGTAGCGCATCGCGATCTTTGCGACGAGACGAAGATGGCTCGTCACCAACTGATACGCGGCCTCTTCGTCGTCCGTCTCACGAAGCCGACGCCCGTAGGCAGCCTCCTGATCCGGCGAAAGCATTGGAAAGCTTTTGATCGCGTTCATATAGCGCGTGAACCCGCCCCCTGCTTCCAGGGCGGGAAGAGCCATTGCGGCCATCGTCAAACTCCGTAGTGGATGTCTGGAATAAAGGCGCGCCGGAAAAACCGGCGCGCGGGGTCGAAGGCTGGGTCAGGCAGCCTTCGCTTCCAGTTGTTCGACGTTATTGCGAACGCCCTGTCCGATCGGGATTTTGCGGGGCTTCTTGGCCTCGGGCACTTCGCGCTTCAGGCCGATCCGAAGCAGCCCGTTGTCGAGATATGCATCCGTAACGGTAACTTGCTCAGCTAGATTGAACTGCCGCTTAAAGCTACGCGCGGAAATGCCCTTGTAGAGCAAGTCCCGCTTCTGCTCATCCTTGCGGCCCTCTACCGTGAGGACGTTCTGCTCCGCGGTCAACGAGATGTTCTCGGGAGCATAGCCCGCCAGTGCAAGGGATATGCGGTAGCTGTCCTCGCCGAGACGCTCGATATCGTAGGGCGGAGAGCCCTCTTCATTGGCACGCTGGGTCGCGTCCAGAAGGTCGAACAGGCGATCGAAACCGATGCTCGAGCGCCAGAGCGGGGCGAAATCGTAAGTCCTCATAGCCAAATCCTCCGTTGAGCAAGATGGGTATGAGCAGACGCCGGACACCACCAGCGCCCGCCTTTGCCGGACCCTGAGGCATCCGACATCCGATATTTAGAAAAAACGGCCGGTCGATTTCAAGAGGTCAGCGCAAAATTTTTGCCAGGCTTTGACGGCCATATCATTCTGCAACCAGCCGCAATCTGCCCGTCTGGTAAATGCGATCCTCTGCCCTAGCCGACATCAGACGGTCCTGGACCAGCCACCGTGTGAGCAGTCTAATCCGCGCCGACACACGATCGTGCGGGCATTAAGTAGCTGTGACCGACGAGGACCGTGGGCCCATCCTGCAATGATAGGACACGCTTGGTAGCGGCGATGTCGTCGGCGAGTGAGGTCAGCGGCTGCTGCACGATCGTCACCGTAAAGCCTTCTGCCGTCAGCTTATCGCTCACCGCACGCCAGCCGGAGCCATCGGCGAAGGCGCCATGCACGATCACTACGTTTTTCGCATCCGCCGTCAATGCGGGCGTCGCGCCAAGAGATAGAAACGCAATCAGCAGCGCCGCTCGCTTCGAAACCATCATGTCTTTCTCCCATATCTGCAGGTAGATGCCTGCTATCCGCCCGGCATCTGAGCGCGATCCGATCTGTCATGAGATGTCGCGCTCGGATTGTACAAAAGCGATCTCAAACTCGGCTACCGCATACTTGACTGACCATTCCAGAAATGCGAGGTTTGCGCCATGGCGAGAACGAAAGAATTTGACAAGGCCGAGGCACTGAATGCCGCCGTGGAGGTCTTCCGCGAACATGGGTTTGCTGGTTCCTCTGCGGAGATGCTGACGCGGGCCATGGGTATCGGACGGCAGAGCCTTTACGACACGTTCGGAGACAAATGGCAGTTGTACTGCGAAGCGGTCCGACGTTATGCGGATGCTGAACGTGAGCAACATCTCCAAGCTCTGAATGGTAGCGCGCGTGCGATCGACGGCATTGCACGCATGCTTGATCGCGTTGTTGCAGATGCAAAGCGCGCTTGCCTCGGCGTAAGTTCGATCTCGGAGTTTGGTTGTTCACGCAAGGAACTGCGCGACATTCACTCGGCCGCCGACCGCGCCCTCCGGGCGGCCGTCGTGAAAAAGGCTGACGAGGCGTATGCACAAGGCGACATCAGGCGAGATCTGGCTTCTCCAGATGCCGCCGCTTTTGTCCTTGCGAATTTGGCTGCGATCAGGCTGGCGGCCAGGGGCGGAGCCTCATTGGCTCAACTTAGATCTCTAAGCGCGTGCGTACTCCAAGCCTTAAAGTAAATTTTTTGACTTAAAATGGAACGATCGTTCAAGAAAGGAAGCTGATATGAGAGCAGTCGTGATGAATCGGCCTGGCGGGGTCGAGGTCTTGCAGTACATCCAGTTGCCAGATCCTGCCCCCGGACCCGGCCAAGTCCGCGTCGAGCTCGCAGCCGCAGGCGTGAACTTTATGGACGTCGGTGTGCGCCGGGGAATGCTATGGAAAGATCAGTCTGGTCCGGCGACACTGGGTGTCGAGGGCGCGGGCATCGTCGCTGCACTTGGCTCAGGGGTGCATGATTTCAAGATCGGGCAACGGGTGGCTTGGGTTTATGCTCCCGGGAGCTACGCGGAAAGCGCGGTTATGCCAGCCGCATCGCTGGTCTCCATTCCCGACGGCATAGATGATTTGACCGCTGCGGCCGTGATGATGCAGGGGCTTACAGCAAGTCACTTCACGACTGACTTCTATCCAATACAGATCGGCGACGTCGCTCTGGTTCACGCTGCGGCGGGCGGCCTCGGCCTTTTGATCACGCAGATCGTCAAAGCTCGGGGCGGTAAAGTAATCGGAAGAGTGTCCTCGACCCAGAAGGCAGCTGCTGCGAGAGACGCTGGGGCCGATCATGTCATCGTGGACAAGGAAGGAGATTTCGCCGACGAGGTCTTGCGTTTGACGGACGGCCGGGGCGTCGATGTCGTCTATGACGGATCAGGTCCGAGCACTTTCGAGGGATCTTTAAAAGCGTTGAGGCGGTCGGGCACATTCTGCTGGTATGGACCAGTGCTCGGAGGTCCCGGTCCACTCGACATTATGAGCCTGCCAAAGAGCATCAAATTAGGGTACGCGGTTTTTCTAGACCACATTCCCACAGTTGATGCCCTGAGAACGAAATCCGGACGACTGTTCGACTGGATTCTGAAAGGTCATTTGCGGGTTCGTATCGGTGCGAAGTACTCGCTCCAGGATGCCGCAAAAGCGCACTCGGATATGGAAAGCCGGGCGTCCACCGGAAAACTTCTCCTCATACCTTAAGGCGCGAGGCCAGCCGCACAGCCACATATATCAATCGCGTTGTTGTGCGGCGACTCCGGGGGCGCCATGGCAGCCAGGAAGACCCGCCATCGCTGGTCGAACAGGCCAGCCATGGTGGCGGGCCGGTTCCGAACGACATCTCCGAGCCTCATGTGGTTGTTCACACCTTCAAGGAGATCGATAAGAATGGCAGTCGCAAATGCCGGATCGGCGTCCTTCAAACTGCCCGCCTTCTGGGTGGCGACGACCGCCGTCACGATGGGTTCGAGCGAAATCGCCGCCCAAGACGCAAGCTGTCTTCGCAGTGCCGCGGACCTGACGGCCTCCGCCATGCCCCTAGATAGAACGCAGCATAGTCGCGCGACGACCCGATCTCCACGTAGCGGCGCGCCGTTTCGCGTAGTCCATCTATGGCCGTGTCCGCGCAGTCGTAGGCCTGCGCAAGTTGATGCCCGAAGCGATGAATGTCTCGTACTGCGACCGCTTCGAGCAGCGACGTCTTACCCGCATATCGACGATAGATTGTGTGTTTTGACAGCTTCAATCTTGCTGCGATCTTGTCAATCGACGCTCCGTCGATTCCGCGCTTGCAGAATACCGATCTCGCTCCGTCAAGGATGCGCTCAGCAATCTCGGCTGCCTCCTCTTTTGTTGGCCGGCCGATCATCACTGGGCGTCACGCTTTGGCGCCCGTTTAGCACGTCGGTCGGATGTCACATCCCGTCTGAAAGCAAGCCGCTTACCTGGCAGTGTCAGCGTGCGCTGGGGAGGACCATGTAGCTAGGGCTAAACCGGCAATCACGGACTCCTCAGCAGCCTTCTTTGGGGCATCCCAAGCACATGGGATGCCCCTGATGGCGACAACCGCGAACAGAACGACAAAAAACCGCATGACAACCTCGTATTTTGATTACCATCACAATTATTATTTCGATAATTAAGTTCTGAATGTGGCTGGTGGTGCCGGCTCTTGGGTGGAGGGTGCAATGAAGAGCGTCGAGAATGAGTATGCTAGGCTTTCAGACTTTCTCTGCTTCACGATATACTCAACAAACTTGGCCTACTCGCGGGTTTACAAGCCTGTACTTGAGAAGCTCGGCGTCACCTATCCGCAGTATGTCGCCATCGTTTCGCTCTGCGAGGACGATCACCAGACCGTCAAGTCGCTAAGCGAACGATTGTTTTTAGAGCCGAGTACAATCACTCCCATGTTGCAACGTCTGGAGAAGATGGACTACGTGAGCCGATATCGCGACGACTTAGATGAGCGCAGTGTCCGCATAGCCATCACCGACAAGGGGCGCCGCCTCCAGAAGAAGGCACTTCAATTTGCTGCAGTCACGGTCAGCGCCACGGGCCTCAACGAGCGGAAATTTCGTCACCTTCAGGAGGAAGTCGCGAGACTGCGTAACTCCCTAATGGCATCGACAAAGACTTAATCACGGGACCTCAAACGCGAGTTCGCATCGCGTTTGAACAAGTCGACCGCGCGGCAGCCCGATAGGGTCAGGGTTCGGCTCTGGATAGCGGAGCCGGTCATGTCAGCAGGACGATTTACTCAAAGCAACGGAGACAAAAGGTGGCCGCTCTCACTCGCATCAGCCGGTATCCCGTAAAGGGACTCTCAGCCGAAGACCTTGCAGAAGTGGGACTATCAGCAGGCCGCGGCTTGCCCGGGGACCGCATATTTGCGCTTGCGTTAGCCGACACCGATTTTGACGAGTTGAATCCGCGACCTATCCCTAAAACCAAGTTTGCAGTTCTTGCGCGCTTCCCGCGGCTCGCCGCTTTGAAAACAAAGCTTGACGTTCCCAGTTCGATTTTTTCAATGCGACATGAAGAATCTACCGTCGCTACGGGGAATCTGGAAACGCAGACCGGTCGCGACGCGATAGAGGAGGCCGTTCATTCCTTTATGGGTGACGAACTCGGAGGTCGACCGCGGGTGGTGAAAGGTACCGGACATCGTTTCACCGACGTCAGCGTCCATTCACCGATGCTCATGGAAGCAATATCTGTGATCAACTTGGCATCAGTCCGTGACCTGGAGAGCAAACTCGGGCGTCGCGTTGATCCGAGGCGTTTCCGCGCAAACCTCCTGCTTGACGGGCTTGATCCTTGGATCGAATTCGATTGGATCGATCGCGAGCTTCAGATCGGAAACGTTAAGTTCCGGGGTGTCCGGCGCACTAGGCGATGCCCTGCTACCGAGGTCAATCCCGATACTGCTCAAACGGATATCCGCGTCCCGCTTGAGCTACGCGATCACTACGGGCACGCAGATATGGGCATCTACATCACCGTTCTTGCTGGGGGAACGCTCAGGATTGGTGACGTTGCGAAAACACTAGGCGGCGGTGATATCAGACATGATAATTAGGCCGGCTTGGGATATCGCTGTCGCTATCGAGCGACTGTGACGTTACTGCTGGTAAATTATCGGTCGAGAACACAAGCTTCGCGGCCATCAACCCCAACTGCTGGCCTGACATCTCAACCGTGCAACGCGCTATTGCGGCCCCAAAGCCGGCAGCAAGGCTGGCTTCGCACAAATTGTTAGCACTTCGAAAATACGAACCAAAGTACTCCATGGCATTGCTTGGCCAGCTTCGATACGGTTCAGCGAACAGGGCAGAGACACGTAAATAAGCGGAGGCAGGCGCCTCCGCTAAGAAGGCGTGAGCGTCGGTCGATGATCAAACCGTTGCGAACAGTAGTCGCAAACCGGCTGTGACGACCGCCGCCAGTATGAGGGACAGTGCTGCGGCAAGTTGCACCTCTAATCGTTGATCTTCGGTCTCCGCCCACCATTTTGCGATTTTTTGGAGCATCCGTTCGCCCTACCAACTGGACTTACAAACGGCTTGGCCTTTCTGCTCACTTAAGCGCCCTTATCGCGGGGCGACATTTGAAGGATCCTCGCAGTCGCTGAAGCTGTGGCGAGTAGCCTTCCTTCTCCCTTCAGTTCACCCTGGAGAAACACGAAGTCGCGCCCTCGGTGGACGACACGTCCGATGCCAATCACCAGCCCTTCAGTCACGCCACGGACGAAACTCGTCTTCATTTCTAAGGTCGGCAGCATCGAACCACCACCGAGGGCCGCAGTCCCTGCAAATGACATGGCATCGTCGAGCATGGCAGTGATGATGCCGCCTTGTAGAAATCCACCCGCATTCATGAATTCGGAAGCTGCTCGAAATTCAGATTCAAGAATCCCCTCCTCCGGAACAACGCGGATCAGGCGGAACCCCAAGAGAGCGGAGCTTCTAGGCAGTGGCGCGCGCCCTTCGATCATGTCCCAGAACGGTCCATAACGATTTTCCGCCATATT
It contains:
- a CDS encoding DUF2147 domain-containing protein; this encodes MLAKLLGVAGLLLVSTSVTARCQNALTGDWLVEDKSIRVRVISCPPALWGYIAAEKTPGKDMNNPDPAMRGRPMLGVPLLINLHETEQGLWAGKIYDPKGTAVTAGGKQYDVTARLTPKGQLEVRGCMGKIFCGGQDWTKVTDPATPPVPSPTPIFAGPPATSPAKLTKPGAQSAQDPACSSIAAMVPRVNN
- the rpoH gene encoding RNA polymerase sigma factor RpoH, producing MAAMALPALEAGGGFTRYMNAIKSFPMLSPDQEAAYGRRLRETDDEEAAYQLVTSHLRLVAKIAMRYRGYGLPISDVISEGNIGLMQAVKRFDPDRGFRLATYATWWIKATIHEYILRSWSVVRIAASNSQKRLFFNLRRLKSKIGALEDGDMQAEQVTRIARRLNAAESEVIDMNRRLQGDMSLNARSVDDDDEGLEWQDRLADDMDVEEVYAERSDGARRRQALEQALSGLSAREQRIIRARWLTDNPLILDELSAELGISRERVRQVEERAIQKVRVAIASALGGAARHGTVSLPKQPSFGASG
- a CDS encoding Hsp20 family protein, translating into MRTYDFAPLWRSSIGFDRLFDLLDATQRANEEGSPPYDIERLGEDSYRISLALAGYAPENISLTAEQNVLTVEGRKDEQKRDLLYKGISARSFKRQFNLAEQVTVTDAYLDNGLLRIGLKREVPEAKKPRKIPIGQGVRNNVEQLEAKAA
- a CDS encoding TetR/AcrR family transcriptional regulator yields the protein MARTKEFDKAEALNAAVEVFREHGFAGSSAEMLTRAMGIGRQSLYDTFGDKWQLYCEAVRRYADAEREQHLQALNGSARAIDGIARMLDRVVADAKRACLGVSSISEFGCSRKELRDIHSAADRALRAAVVKKADEAYAQGDIRRDLASPDAAAFVLANLAAIRLAARGGASLAQLRSLSACVLQALK
- a CDS encoding quinone oxidoreductase family protein — encoded protein: MRAVVMNRPGGVEVLQYIQLPDPAPGPGQVRVELAAAGVNFMDVGVRRGMLWKDQSGPATLGVEGAGIVAALGSGVHDFKIGQRVAWVYAPGSYAESAVMPAASLVSIPDGIDDLTAAAVMMQGLTASHFTTDFYPIQIGDVALVHAAAGGLGLLITQIVKARGGKVIGRVSSTQKAAAARDAGADHVIVDKEGDFADEVLRLTDGRGVDVVYDGSGPSTFEGSLKALRRSGTFCWYGPVLGGPGPLDIMSLPKSIKLGYAVFLDHIPTVDALRTKSGRLFDWILKGHLRVRIGAKYSLQDAAKAHSDMESRASTGKLLLIP
- a CDS encoding TetR/AcrR family transcriptional regulator, whose product is MIGRPTKEEAAEIAERILDGARSVFCKRGIDGASIDKIAARLKLSKHTIYRRYAGKTSLLEAVAVRDIHRFGHQLAQAYDCADTAIDGLRETARRYVEIGSSRDYAAFYLGAWRRPSGPRHCEDSLRLGRRFRSNPS
- a CDS encoding MarR family winged helix-turn-helix transcriptional regulator; this translates as MKSVENEYARLSDFLCFTIYSTNLAYSRVYKPVLEKLGVTYPQYVAIVSLCEDDHQTVKSLSERLFLEPSTITPMLQRLEKMDYVSRYRDDLDERSVRIAITDKGRRLQKKALQFAAVTVSATGLNERKFRHLQEEVARLRNSLMASTKT
- a CDS encoding MOSC domain-containing protein, with the translated sequence MAALTRISRYPVKGLSAEDLAEVGLSAGRGLPGDRIFALALADTDFDELNPRPIPKTKFAVLARFPRLAALKTKLDVPSSIFSMRHEESTVATGNLETQTGRDAIEEAVHSFMGDELGGRPRVVKGTGHRFTDVSVHSPMLMEAISVINLASVRDLESKLGRRVDPRRFRANLLLDGLDPWIEFDWIDRELQIGNVKFRGVRRTRRCPATEVNPDTAQTDIRVPLELRDHYGHADMGIYITVLAGGTLRIGDVAKTLGGGDIRHDN
- a CDS encoding PaaI family thioesterase; its protein translation is MAENRYGPFWDMIEGRAPLPRSSALLGFRLIRVVPEEGILESEFRAASEFMNAGGFLQGGIITAMLDDAMSFAGTAALGGGSMLPTLEMKTSFVRGVTEGLVIGIGRVVHRGRDFVFLQGELKGEGRLLATASATARILQMSPRDKGA